One Poecile atricapillus isolate bPoeAtr1 unplaced genomic scaffold, bPoeAtr1.hap1 scaffold_290, whole genome shotgun sequence DNA window includes the following coding sequences:
- the LOC131574399 gene encoding structural maintenance of chromosomes protein 1A-like, which yields MGFLKLIEIENFKSYKGRQIIGPFRRFTAIIGPNGSGKSNLMDAISFVLGEKTSNLRVKTLRDLIHGAPVGKPAASRAFVSMVYSEEGAEDRTFARVIVGSSSEYKINNRVVQLSEYSEELEKLGILIKARNFLVFQGAVESIAMKNPKERTALFEEISRSGELAPEYDKRKKEMVKAEEDTQFNYHRKKNIAAERKEAKQEKEEADRYQRLKDEVVRAQVQLQLFKLFHNEAEIEKLNKELGLKNREIDKDKKRMDRVEDELKDRKKELGKMMREQQQIEKEIKEKDSELNQKRPQYIKAKENTSHKIKKLEAARKSLQNAQKQYKKRKADMDELEKEMLSVEKSRQEFEERMEEESQSQGRDLTLEENQVKKYHRLKEEASKRAATLAQELEKFNRDQKADQDRLDLEERKKVETEAKIKQKLREIEENQKRIEKLEEYIATSKQSLEEQKRLEGELTEEVELAKRRIDEINKELNQVMEQLGDARIDRQESSRQQRKAEIMDSIKRLYPGSVYGRLIDLCQPTQKKYQIAVTKVLGKNMDAIIVDSEKTGRDCIQYIKEQRGEPETFLPLDYLEVKPTDEKLRELRGAKLVIDVIRYEPPHIKKALQFACGNALVCDNVEDARRIAFGGHQRHKTVALDGTLFQKSGVISGGASDLKAKARRWDEKAVDKLKEKKERLTEELKEQMKAKRKEAELRQVQSQAHGLQMRLKYSQSDLEQTKTRHLALNLQEKSKLESELANFGPRINDIKRIIQGREREMKDLKEKMNQVEDEVFEEFCREIGVRNIREFEEEKVKRQNEIAKKRLEFENQKTRLGIQLDFERNQLREDQEKVLMWEQGVRKDEAEIEKLKKEEQRHMKIIDETMAQLQDLKNQHLAKKSEVNDKNHEMDEIRKKLGGANKEMTHLQKEVTAIETKLEQKRSDRHNLLQACKMQDIRLPLARGSMDDISQEEGGGTGEEPGGSSQRSSSLYAREALIEIDYSDLPEELKDAQAEEEIRQEMAALQQRLTEQQSVLQRIAAPNMKAMEKLESVRTSSRRPRMSSRPRANAPRRPSRRLSR from the exons ATGGGCTTCCTGAAGCTCATCGAGATCGAGAACTTCAAGTCGTACAAGGGCCGGCAGATCATCGGGCCCTTCCGCCGCTTCACCGCCATCATCGGCCCCAATGGCTCCG GCAAGTCCAACCTGATGGACGCCATCAGCTTCGTGCTGGGGGAGAAGACGAGCAACCTGCGAGTGAAAACGCTGCGGGACCTGATCCACGGCGCTCCGGTGGGGAAGCCCGCGGCCAGCCGGGCCTTTGTCAGCATGGTGTACTCGGAGGAGGGCGCCGAGGACCGAACCTTCGCCCGCGTCATCGTCG GCAGCTCCTCCGAGTACAAGATCAACAACCGGGTGGTGCAGCTGAGCGAGTACAGCGAGGAGCTGGAGAAGTTGGGCATCCTCATCAAGGCCAGGAACTTCCTCGTCTTCCAG GGAGCCGTGGAGTCCATCGCCATGAAGAACCCGAAGGAGCGCACGGCGCTGTTCGAGGAGATCAGCCGCTCCGGGGAGTTGGCCCCCGAGTACGACAAGCGCAAGAAGGAGATGGTGAAGGCCGAGGAGGACACGCAGTTCAACTACCACCGCAAGAAAAACATCGCTGCCGAGCGCAAGGAGGCcaagcaggagaaggaggag GCCGATCGGTACCAGCGCCTCAAGGACGAGGTGGTGCGGGCCcaggtgcagctgcagctcttcaaACTCTTCCACAACGAGGCCGAGATCGAGAAGCTGAACAAGGAGCTGGGGCTGAAGAACCGCGAGATCGACAAGGACAAGAAGAGGATGGACAGGGTGGAGGACGAGCTCAAGGACCGCAAGAAGGAGCTGGGCAAGATgatgagggagcagcagcagatcgAGAAGGAGATCAA ggagaAGGACTCGGAGCTGAACCAGAAGCGGCCGCAGTACATCAAGGCCAAGGAGAACACGTCCCACAAGATCAAGAAGCTGGAGGCGGCGCGGAAGTCGCTGCAGAACGCCCAGAAGCAGTACAAGAAACGCAAGGCAGACATGGAcgagctggagaaggaaatgctCTCCGTGGAGAAATCCCGGCAGGAGTTCGAGGAGCGCATGGAGGAGGAGAGCCAGAGCCAGGGGAGGGACCTGACCCTGGAGGAGAaccag GTGAAGAAGTACCACCGGCTGAAGGAGGAGGCCAGCAAACGCGCGGCCACGCTGgcccaggagctggagaagtTCAACCGCGACCAGAAGGCCGACCAGGACCGGCTGGAcctggaggagaggaagaaggtGGAGACTGAg gccaAGATCAAGCAGAAGCTGCGGGAGATCGAGGAGAACCAGAAGCGCATCGAGAAGCTGGAGGAGTACATCGCCACCAGCAA GCAGTCCCTGGAGGAGCAGAAGCGGCTGGAGGGCGAGCTGACCGAGGAGGTGGAGCTGGCCAAGCGCCGCATCGACGAGATCAACAAGGAGCTGAACCAGGTGATGGAGCAGCTCGGGGACGCGCGCATCGACCGCCAGGAGAGCAGCCGGCAGCAGCGCAAGGCCGAGATCATGGACAGCATCAAGCGCCTCTACCCCGGCTCTGTG TACGGGCGCCTCATTGACCTGTGCCAGCCCACGCAGAAGAAATACCAGATCGCGGTGACCAAGGTGCTGGGCAAGAACATGGACGCCATCATCGTGGACTCGGAGAAGACGGGCCGGGACTGCATCCAGTACATCAAGGAGCAGCGCGGGGAGCCCGAGACCTTCCTGCCCCTGGACTACCTGGAG gtGAAGCCCACGGACGAGAAGCTGCGGGAGCTGCGTGGGGCCAAGCTGGTGATCGACGTGATCCGCTACGAGCCGCCCCACATCAAGAAGGCGCTGCAGTTCGCCTGCGGGAACGCGCTGGTCTGCGACAACGTGGAGGACGCCCGCAGGATCGCCTTCGGGGGCCACCAGAGGCACAAG acGGTGGCCCTGGACGGGACGCTGTTCCAGAAGTCCGGGGTGATCTCGGGCGGTGCCAGCGACCTCAAGGCCAAGGCTCGGCGCTGGGACGAGAAAGCCGTGGACAAACTCAAGGAGAAGAAGGAGCGGCTGACGGAGGAGCTCAag gagcagatgaaGGCCAAGCGCAAGGAGGCCGAGCTGCGCCAGGTGCAGTCCCAGGCCCACGGGCTCCAAATGCGCCTGAAATATTCCCAAAGCGACCTGGAGCAGACCAAGACCCGGCACCTGGCCCTCAACCTGCAG gaaaaatccaaaCTGGAGAGCGAATTGGCCAATTTTGGGCCGCGGATCAACGACATCAAACGCATCATCCAGGGCCGGGAGCGGGAGATGAAGGAcctgaaggagaaaatgaaccag GTGGAGGACGAGGTTTTTGAGGAGTTCTGCCGGGAAATCGGGGTCAGGAACATCCGGGAATTCGAGGAGGAGAAGGTGAAGAGGCAGAACGAGATCGCCAAGAAAAG gCTGGAGTTTGAGAACCAGAAGACGCGGCTGGGGATCCAGCTGGACTTCGAGCGCAATCAGCTCCGCGAGGACCAGGAGAAGGTGCTGATGTGGGAGCAGGGAGTGCGCAAGGACGAGGCCGAGATCGAGAAGCTCAAGAag GAGGAGCAGCGGCACATGAAGATCATCGACGAGACGATGGCGCAGCTGCAGGACCTCAAGAACCAACACCTGGCCAAGAAGTCGGAGGTGAACGACAAAAACCACGAGATGGACGAGATCCGCAAGAAGCTGGGCGGGGCCAACAA GGAGATGACACACCTGCAGAAGGAGGTGACGGCCATCGAGACGAAGCTGGAGCAGAAGCGCAGTGACCGCCACAACCTCCTGCAGGCCTGCAAGATGCAGGACATCCGTCTGCCGCTGGCGCGCGGCTCCATGGACGACATCAGCCAGGAGGag GGCGGTGGCACCGGGGAGGAGCCCGGGGGGAGCTCCCAGCGCAGCTCCAGCCTCTACGCCCGCGAGGCCCTGATCGAGATCGACTACAGCGACCTCCCCGAGGAGCTCAAG gacGCGCAGGCGGAGGAGGAGATCCGGCAGGAGATGGCGGCGCTGCAGCAGCGGCTGACGGAGCAGCAGAGCGTCCTGCAGCGCATCGCTGCTCCCAACATGAAAGCCATGGAGAAACTGGAGAGTGTCCGGACAAGTTCCAGGAGACCTCGGAtg agtTCGAGGCCGCGCGCAAACGCGCCAAGAAGGCCAAGCAGGCGTTTGAGcagatga